In one window of Rickettsiales bacterium DNA:
- the tsf gene encoding translation elongation factor Ts has translation MIMVEITASLVKELRGKSGAGMMDCKKALVECNGVFEEAVDWLRKKGLSAAAKKSGREAAEGLVALKVEGKKAAIVELNAETDFVARNEKFQALARNIVKVALDEGQDIESLKNAKYPEGSQNISEAITDHIAVIGENMNLRRVNYLDVDNGVISSYVHNTISDGLGKIGVLVALESTGDKDKLLDLGKRIAMHVAAARPLSLNIESVDSEDLEREKKIFSEQARASGKPENIIEKMVEGRVKKYYQEIVLLEQVFVMDNKTPISQVLVEAAKDIGAPVSLKGFLRYELGEGIERTQTDFAAEVSSMTN, from the coding sequence ATAATAATGGTTGAAATTACAGCATCCTTAGTAAAAGAATTACGTGGAAAATCTGGTGCAGGCATGATGGACTGCAAAAAGGCATTAGTTGAGTGTAATGGAGTGTTTGAAGAAGCGGTGGATTGGTTGCGCAAGAAGGGTTTGTCTGCGGCAGCTAAGAAGTCTGGCAGAGAAGCGGCTGAAGGATTAGTAGCACTTAAAGTAGAAGGAAAAAAGGCAGCTATTGTTGAGTTAAACGCAGAAACTGATTTTGTTGCAAGAAATGAAAAATTCCAGGCGTTGGCTCGTAACATTGTTAAAGTGGCTCTAGATGAAGGACAGGACATTGAGTCTCTTAAGAACGCTAAATATCCTGAAGGTTCACAAAATATTTCTGAAGCTATAACAGATCATATTGCTGTTATTGGTGAAAATATGAATTTACGTAGAGTTAACTATCTAGATGTAGATAATGGTGTTATTTCTTCTTATGTTCATAATACTATTTCTGATGGTTTAGGAAAAATTGGTGTGTTAGTTGCATTAGAATCTACCGGTGATAAAGATAAATTGTTAGACTTAGGAAAACGTATTGCTATGCATGTGGCAGCAGCGCGTCCTTTAAGTTTGAATATAGAATCAGTAGATTCTGAAGATTTAGAGCGTGAGAAGAAAATTTTCTCTGAGCAAGCTAGGGCCTCAGGTAAACCTGAGAATATAATAGAGAAAATGGTTGAAGGAAGAGTTAAGAAATATTATCAAGAGATAGTATTACTTGAGCAAGTTTTTGTTATGGATAATAAAACTCCTATTTCTCAAGTACTTGTAGAAGCAGCTAAGGATATTGGTGCTCCAGTATCTTTGAAAGGATTCTTAAGATATGAGCTTGGTGAAGGAATTGAGCGCACTCAGACAGATTTTGCTGCTGAAGTGTCTTCAATGACTAACTAA
- the rpsB gene encoding 30S ribosomal protein S2, with the protein MRKLPSITISELIAAGVHFGHKTMRWNPKMSSYLYGIKDGIHIIDLQQTLPLLHVALEKLYDVAKNNGRILFVGTKMQASDIVAEEAKRCGQYYINHRWLGGTLTNWATINRSIKKLGDLEKSLVDADSEEETSNKLKFNKKERLDITRKIEKLEKSLGGIREMGGVPDLIFIIDTNMEDLAVQEATKLGIPVIAILDSNSNPDNITYPIPGNDDATRSLKLYCRLVTDAILYGIQESLINSGVDMGEAADLSDVLQLNKAEASVEEKTVEKKPAARKASAKTEEKVVEKKAAAKKAPAKKKEV; encoded by the coding sequence ATGAGAAAACTTCCTTCTATCACTATCAGTGAATTAATTGCAGCTGGTGTTCATTTTGGACATAAAACCATGCGCTGGAACCCAAAAATGAGTTCTTATCTTTATGGAATAAAAGATGGGATTCATATTATTGATCTACAACAAACTTTACCATTACTACACGTGGCTCTAGAGAAACTATATGATGTAGCTAAAAATAATGGACGTATTTTATTTGTTGGGACAAAAATGCAGGCTTCAGATATTGTTGCTGAAGAAGCAAAAAGATGTGGTCAGTATTATATAAATCATCGTTGGTTAGGTGGCACATTAACTAATTGGGCAACTATTAATCGTTCTATAAAAAAGCTTGGTGATCTTGAGAAGTCTCTTGTTGATGCAGATAGCGAAGAGGAAACTTCAAATAAGTTAAAATTTAATAAAAAAGAAAGATTAGACATAACTCGCAAAATTGAGAAACTAGAAAAATCACTTGGTGGTATTAGAGAAATGGGTGGCGTTCCTGATCTAATATTTATTATTGATACAAATATGGAAGATCTTGCTGTTCAAGAAGCCACAAAACTTGGTATTCCTGTGATAGCTATCTTAGATAGTAATTCTAATCCTGATAACATTACGTATCCAATTCCTGGTAATGATGATGCAACTAGATCGCTTAAGTTATACTGCCGTTTAGTTACAGATGCTATTTTATATGGCATCCAAGAGTCTTTAATCAATTCTGGTGTTGATATGGGAGAAGCAGCTGATTTATCAGATGTTCTTCAGCTTAATAAAGCTGAGGCTTCAGTTGAAGAGAAAACAGTAGAAAAGAAGCCTGCGGCTAGAAAAGCTTCAGCTAAGACAGAAGAAAAAGTAGTAGAAAAGAAGGCTGCAGCTAAAAAGGCTCCAGCCAAGAAAAAAGAGGTATAA
- a CDS encoding dihydroneopterin aldolase: MITTLEIQQLRLKLYFGVGEEERKSLQDINLNITIIFNNLPKSCKSDDINDALCYDELTKEIQHFCSNNEFHLIESLSFKLYDHIKKNFLNPKDKIKIQVCKNPPIERIKGQCCFTIEG; this comes from the coding sequence ATGATAACAACACTTGAAATACAACAATTAAGATTAAAACTCTATTTTGGAGTGGGAGAAGAAGAACGCAAGTCTCTTCAAGATATAAACCTAAATATCACTATTATTTTTAATAACTTACCAAAATCATGTAAAAGTGATGATATAAATGATGCACTTTGTTATGATGAATTAACAAAAGAAATACAACACTTTTGCTCAAACAATGAATTTCACTTAATTGAAAGTTTAAGTTTTAAATTATATGATCACATAAAGAAGAATTTTTTAAACCCTAAAGATAAGATAAAAATTCAGGTGTGCAAAAATCCTCCTATAGAAAGGATAAAAGGACAATGCTGTTTCACAATAGAAGGGTAA
- a CDS encoding TIGR02281 family clan AA aspartic protease codes for MNKCNGIILMKLIIKFIVVALCFGALLLLLNKNFPNALSDDQNKVSLISSVAILTLIISRISVSNIRISSLVNQFLGWVLISLVIITGYSYKLELEQFSNRLAANIIPGYAQENSDGSVTFYAGINGHFNISAMVNDSRKVKFLFDTGASVVSLTNRDARLLGIDVDNLEYNSPSSTANGVSWGARIKLDKIQVGPIIVYDVSASVSQEGALDTSLLGMSFLGELKEFKIQESKLTLTN; via the coding sequence ATGAATAAATGCAATGGTATTATTTTAATGAAGTTAATTATAAAATTTATAGTAGTGGCTCTTTGTTTTGGAGCTTTATTGTTGTTGTTGAATAAGAACTTTCCTAATGCTTTATCTGATGATCAGAACAAGGTTTCTTTGATATCTTCTGTGGCAATATTAACTTTGATTATCTCAAGAATATCGGTTAGCAATATAAGAATTTCATCTCTTGTAAATCAATTTTTAGGCTGGGTTTTAATTAGCTTGGTTATTATAACTGGTTATAGTTATAAATTAGAATTAGAACAATTTTCTAATCGTTTAGCTGCTAATATTATTCCGGGATATGCCCAGGAAAATAGTGATGGTTCTGTAACATTTTACGCAGGAATAAATGGCCATTTTAATATATCTGCTATGGTTAATGATTCTAGAAAAGTGAAGTTTCTTTTTGATACAGGAGCCAGTGTGGTTTCGCTTACCAATAGAGATGCTAGGTTGCTTGGTATTGATGTAGATAACTTAGAATATAATTCTCCCTCAAGCACTGCCAATGGAGTAAGTTGGGGAGCAAGAATTAAGTTAGATAAAATTCAAGTGGGGCCAATTATTGTTTATGATGTGTCAGCTAGTGTTTCTCAAGAGGGAGCATTAGATACTTCTCTGCTTGGTATGAGTTTTCTAGGTGAACTTAAAGAATTCAAGATTCAAGAAAGTAAACTTACCTTGACTAATTGA